One region of Mesorhizobium japonicum MAFF 303099 genomic DNA includes:
- a CDS encoding replication initiator protein A, with translation MSARTRQPLEREQLDLFQALPGVVAPRDAQDLMAYPFFSLAKSRRIAPIDFRAGDVAIRVEAVPDHGMATIWDADILIWAASQIVNARDAGLRTSRLMAATPYEMLTFIGRGVSKRDYLRLKAALDRLQSTSVVTSIRQPVEGRRHRFSWINEWQERSDRDGRPLGVELILPDWFYRAVMDDALILTIDRAYFRLTGGLERWLYRLVRKHGGRQRAGWRFDIGHLHRKSGSLSPLKRFAFELRDIVRRQPLPGYLLFTEVEASGRVLLAFEPAPSPVDRIVPSGTRTIVPSGTAASCFREPRSLLRDGPATENRALNLESNSRSNSLSGQPWIGEQKRRRVGRCEGDGT, from the coding sequence ATGTCGGCACGCACACGCCAACCATTGGAGCGCGAACAGCTCGATCTGTTTCAGGCGCTGCCCGGTGTTGTCGCGCCACGCGATGCGCAGGACCTCATGGCCTATCCCTTCTTCTCCCTCGCCAAATCCAGGCGCATCGCGCCGATCGATTTTCGCGCCGGCGATGTGGCTATCCGGGTCGAAGCGGTGCCCGATCACGGCATGGCGACGATCTGGGATGCCGATATCCTGATCTGGGCCGCGAGCCAGATCGTCAACGCGCGGGACGCCGGATTGCGCACGTCGCGGCTGATGGCGGCGACGCCATATGAAATGCTGACCTTCATCGGCCGCGGCGTCTCGAAACGAGACTATCTGCGCCTCAAGGCGGCGCTCGATCGCCTGCAGTCGACTAGCGTCGTCACCTCCATTCGCCAGCCAGTGGAGGGTCGCCGCCATCGCTTCTCGTGGATCAATGAATGGCAGGAGCGCTCCGATCGAGACGGCCGGCCGCTCGGCGTCGAGCTCATTTTGCCGGATTGGTTCTACCGCGCCGTCATGGATGACGCGCTGATCCTGACCATAGACCGGGCCTATTTCAGACTGACGGGCGGGCTGGAGCGCTGGCTCTATCGCCTGGTGCGCAAGCATGGCGGTCGCCAGCGCGCAGGCTGGCGTTTCGACATCGGCCACCTGCATCGGAAGTCCGGCAGCCTGTCGCCGCTCAAGCGCTTCGCCTTTGAACTGCGTGACATCGTGCGCCGCCAACCTTTGCCTGGATATCTTCTGTTCACGGAGGTCGAAGCCAGCGGCCGTGTGTTGTTGGCCTTTGAACCGGCGCCGTCGCCTGTTGACAGGATCGTGCCATCGGGAACCCGGACTATCGTGCCATCGGGAACCGCAGCCTCGTGCTTTCGGGAACCGCGATCGCTCTTAAGAGACGGGCCCGCAACGGAAAATCGCGCTCTTAACTTAGAGTCTAACTCTCGATCTAACAGTCTTTCGGGACAGCCGTGGATTGGAGAGCAGAAGCGGCGGCGCGTAGGCCGGTGCGAGGGAGACGGCACATGA
- a CDS encoding DUF2840 domain-containing protein, producing the protein MTSTQSRPRGDLTTVELTWVEKRIEHRIRFGRPAHETIVDQRRRVVGFAPGSVFAFVRWAANDFGTVVSRIDIVRAVMPAEPYQTLPYIRPGGEILLKIAGWDKVERVLQRIDAIEAIGLDPVEAAPDYWRQTHNRLIAGATPRAYSLEQHRAFLLRKRATS; encoded by the coding sequence ATGACGTCTACCCAATCGAGGCCCCGCGGCGACCTCACGACCGTCGAGCTGACCTGGGTCGAGAAGCGGATCGAGCATCGCATCCGCTTCGGACGTCCTGCCCATGAGACGATCGTCGACCAGCGGCGCCGCGTCGTCGGATTTGCGCCGGGCAGTGTTTTTGCGTTCGTGCGCTGGGCGGCGAATGACTTTGGCACTGTCGTTTCGCGCATCGACATCGTGCGCGCGGTCATGCCCGCCGAACCTTATCAGACGCTGCCTTACATCCGGCCAGGCGGCGAGATCCTGCTCAAGATCGCGGGCTGGGACAAGGTTGAGCGGGTTCTCCAACGGATCGATGCGATCGAGGCGATCGGCCTCGATCCGGTCGAGGCAGCACCCGACTATTGGCGTCAGACCCATAACCGTCTCATTGCCGGCGCAACGCCGCGCGCCTATTCGCTTGAGCAGCACCGGGCCTTTCTGTTGCGCAAGCGAGCGACATCATGA
- a CDS encoding DUF736 domain-containing protein: protein MAEIGIFHKTESGYSGRIRTLLLDAELVLVPTKISDGKAPDFRIHIGDGSGPEVGAAWKETGQSAGDYLSCRLEDPLFGRRFRAGLFRSDNGSWSLRWIRPKPRSERAQ from the coding sequence ATGGCCGAGATCGGCATCTTCCACAAAACTGAATCTGGTTACTCCGGACGCATTCGAACACTGCTCTTGGATGCCGAGCTGGTGCTCGTGCCGACCAAAATATCTGACGGCAAAGCGCCGGATTTTCGTATCCACATCGGCGACGGCAGTGGCCCCGAGGTCGGCGCGGCCTGGAAGGAAACCGGACAGTCGGCTGGCGACTATCTGTCGTGCCGATTGGAGGATCCGCTGTTTGGCCGCCGCTTCCGTGCCGGTCTCTTCCGATCCGACAACGGCTCCTGGTCACTGCGCTGGATCCGGCCGAAACCGCGGTCGGAGCGTGCTCAATGA
- a CDS encoding S26 family signal peptidase: protein MSRAACIAAALAAVAATLAPAAVKMPPLLLWNASASAPLGLYAIRKMAVPTAGALVVVEPPDKVARFAAERGYLPLGVPMLKHIEGLPGQPVCRLSRLITVTGLAVGVALERDRKGRALPDWQGCRVIAATEIFVLNRKVEDSLDGRYFGPFPASSIVGAARPLWTDERGDGHYTWLAPAN from the coding sequence ATGAGCCGCGCCGCCTGCATAGCCGCAGCACTTGCGGCCGTCGCCGCGACGCTCGCGCCCGCTGCCGTGAAGATGCCGCCGCTGCTTTTGTGGAACGCATCGGCCAGCGCGCCTCTTGGGCTCTATGCGATCAGGAAAATGGCCGTTCCGACGGCTGGCGCGCTCGTTGTCGTCGAACCGCCAGACAAGGTCGCCAGGTTTGCCGCCGAGCGTGGCTACCTTCCGCTGGGCGTGCCGATGCTCAAACACATCGAGGGACTTCCCGGGCAGCCAGTCTGCCGCCTCAGCCGCCTCATCACAGTCACCGGGCTTGCGGTTGGCGTCGCACTTGAGCGCGACCGCAAAGGACGCGCCCTGCCTGATTGGCAGGGCTGCCGCGTCATCGCCGCCACCGAAATCTTCGTCCTGAACCGGAAGGTCGAGGACAGTCTCGACGGCCGCTATTTCGGCCCGTTCCCAGCGAGCTCGATCGTCGGAGCCGCGCGGCCGCTTTGGACCGACGAGAGGGGCGATGGCCACTACACCTGGCTCGCTCCGGCGAACTGA